The DNA segment TCACCATCGGCCACCAGCTCACCGAGCCGCTGCGGCTCAAGCTGGGGATCAGCAGGGCGGAGGCGAGGGAGCGGGCTCTGGGCCTGCTGGAACGAGTCGGCATCCCCGACCCGCGACGCACCTACGCCGCCTACCCGCACCAGATCTCCGGCGGCATGGCCCAGCGGGTGCTCATCGCCGGTGCGGTGTCCTGCAACCCCGACCTGCTCATCGCCGACGAGCCCACCACCGCCCTCGACGTCACGGTGCAGGCCGAGGTGCTCGACCTGCTCCGCGACCTGCAGTCGGAGTTCGACATGGGCGTCCTGCTGGTCACCCACAACTTCGGCGTGGTGGCCGACCTCTGCGACCGGGTGTCGGTCATGCGCGACGGGCGGATCGTCGAGACCGGACCGGCCCGATCCCTCTTCGCCGGCTCCCGGCACGGGTACACCCGCGCACTGTTCGAGGCCGTCCTCGAGGACGGCGAGCCCCGCGGCCCCCTCACCCCCGCCGCCGCCCCTCAGGGAGCCCCGTCATGACCGGACCGCTGCTGGACATCTCCGACCTGGTGGTCGAGTACCCGGTCAAGGGCCGCCGGGCGGCTCCCTTCCGGGTGCTGGACGGGGTCTCCCTGGACATCCGCCCGGGCGAGTGCGTCGGGCTGGTGGGTGAGTCGGGATCCGGCAAGACCACGATGGGTCGGGCCGTGCTCGGTCTGGCGCCGGTGAGCAGCGGCAGCATCCGCTACGACGGCCGGGACATCAGCCGGCTGTCCCGGGCCGATCGCCGGGCGCTGTCCAGCGACATCCAGGTGGTCTTCCAGGACCCCTACACGTCGCTGAACCCAGCCCTGACGATCGAGCAGATCCTCGTCGAGCCGCTCACCGTGCAGAAGATCGAGCGCGCCGAGGCGACCCGCCGGGTGCGCCAGCTCCTCGACCAGGTGCACCTGCCCGCCGACGCCGGCAGCCGGCTGCCCCGGGAGTTCTCCGGCGGGCAGCGGCAGCGGATCGCGATCGCCCGGGCGCTCGCGCTGGAGCCCCGGCTGATCGTCTGCGACGAGCCGGTCTCGGCCCTGGACCTGTCCACCCAGGCCCGCGTGCTGGCGCTGTTCAAGGAGATCCAGGAGCGCACCGGGGTCGCCTACCTGTTCGTGTCCCACGACCTCGCCGTCGTCCGGCACCTGTCCCACCGGGTCGCGGTGCTGTACCGCGGCGAGATCGTCGAGTGGGGCGACGGTGACCAGGTCACCAGCCGCCCGCAGCACCCCTACACGCAGAAGCTGCTGCTGGCCGCCCCCGTCCCCGACCCGGTCCAGCAGGAGCAGCGCCGCGCCGAGCGCCGCCGCCTCGCCGCTGCATGAACCCCGCCTCCTCGACGCGAACGGACACCATGACCGACACCACGGCCCGCACCGACAGCCGCCTGACCGACGCCCTGGCCGCCCTCTCACTGGAGCAGAAGGTCCAGCTGCTCACCGGCCGGGACTTCTGGAACACCTGGCCGATCGAGGAGATCGGGCTGCGCCGGATCCTGGTCTCCGACGGCCCCTCCGGCGTGCGCGGCGAGGTCTGGGACGAGCGCGACCCCTCGCTGAACCTGCCCTCGGCCACCGCGCTGGCGTCGGCCTGGGACCCCGATATCGCCCGCCGGTACGGCGCGGCCGCCGCCGTCGAGGCCCGCCGCAAGGGCGTGGACGTCGTCCTCGGCCCGACCATCAACCTGCACCGCTCGCCGCTGGGCGGCCGGCACTTCGAGGCCTTCAGCGAGGACCCGGTGCTCACCGCCGAGCTCGCCGCCGCCTACGTCACCGGCGTGCAGGACAACGGCGTCGGTGCCACCCCCAAGCACTACGTGGCCAACGACTTCGAGACCGACCGCTTCACCGTCGACGTCCGCGCCGACGAGCGCACCCTGCGCGAGCTGTACCTGCTGGCGTTCGAGAAGGCGGTCACCGAGGCCCGCGCGTGGCTGGTGATGAGCGCCTACAACGGCATCAACGGGGCCACCGCCACCGAGAACGACCTGCTGGAGACCCCGCTGAACAGCGAGTGGGGCTTCGACGGCGTCGTCGTCAGCGACTGGACCGCCGTCCGCAGCCTGGAGTCCGCGAGATCCTCACAGGACCTGGTGATGCCCGGCCCGGTCGGCCCGTGGGGCGACGCGCTGGTCGAGGCGGTGCGCACCGGGGCGATCGACGAGTCGGTCGTCGACCGCAAGGTGCTGCGCATCCTCACCCTCGCCCAGCGGGTCGGCGCGCTGGAGGGCTCGCCGGCCATCGACCCGGTCTGGGTCGAGGACGGCGTGGCCCTGGCCCGCGAGGCCGCGGTCGAGGGCACCGTGCTGCTGGAGAACCGGGACGAGCTGCCCTGGGACGCCACATCGCTGCGGAAGGTCGCCGTCATCGGCAACAACGCCGCCGCGGCCCGCACCCAGGGCGGCGGGAGCGCCACCGTGCTGCCGGAGTACACCGTCTCCCCGCTCGACGGCGTCCGCGCGGCCCTCCCGGACGCCGAGGTCAGCTACTCCCTGGGCGCCGTGGTGCAGGACGGCCTGGTCGAGCTGCCGTTGGCCGAGCTGACCAACCCGGTCACCGGCGGGCCCGGGCTGCGCGCCCGCTTCCTCACGGCCGACGGTGCCGAACTGTTCGGTGAGGACCGCCGCAAGAGCGTGCTGGTCTACTTCGGCGGCGACGCCCCGATCGCCGCGGCAGCCACCTACGAGCTGACCGCGCGCTGGACCCCGACCGAGTCGCAGACCGTCCGGCTGGGTTTCGCCCTCATCGGCGCCGCGCAGCTGTACGTCGACGGCGAGCTGCTCGTCGAGTCCGATCTCCAGCCCAGCGGCACCGACCTGGGTGCGGCGTTCATGAACCCGCTGACCGCCTCCGCCGAGGTCGAGCTGGTCGCCGGCAAGCCGGTCGACGTCCGCCTGGTGCACGACCTGAGCGCCAAGGAGGGCTTCGCCGCCCACGCGCTGTTCCTGCAGCTGGGCACCGAGCCGGCCGAGGTCGACGAGGACGCGCTGATCGCCGAGGCGGCCGAGGCAGCCGAGGCAGCCGACGTCGTTCTGGTCGTGGTCGGCACCAACTCGATCGTCGAGTCCGAGGGCTACGACCGGGAGTCGCTGAGCTTGCCCGGCCGGCAGGACGACCTGGTCCGCGCCGTCGTGGCGGCCAACCCGCGCACCGTCGTCCTGGTCAACGCCGGCGCGCCGGTGCTGCTGCCGTGGCGGGACGACGTGGCCGCGCTGCTGCTGGGCTGGTTCGGCGGCCAGGAGTTCGGCAACGCCGTCGCCGACGTCCTGCTGGGCGTCGCCGAGCCGGGCGGCCGGCTGCCCACCACCTGGCCGGCCGCGGAGGCGGACGTCCCGGTGCTGTCCTGCACCCCGGTCGACGGGGTCGTGGAGTACACCGAGGGCATCCACATCGGTTACCGCGCGTGGCTGCGGTCCGGCGCCACCCCGGCCTACTGGTTCGGCAGCGGCCAGGGCTACACCTGTGTCGAGCTCACCGGCGTCGAGGCGCCGTCCCGGGCCCGGCCCGGGGAGATCGTGACGGTCAGCGTCGAGGTGGCCAACCGCGGCGAGCGCGACGGCAAGCAGGTCGTGCAGGTCTATGCGGAGAAGCCCGACTCGACGGTCGACCGCCCCGTGCGCTGGCTGGTCGGCTCCGCTCCGGTGCGCGTGCCGGCCGGGCAGACCGCTCAGGTCGAGGTCGCCGTGCCCACCCGGTACCTCGCCCACTGGGCCGGCGGCTGGCAGTACGAGCCGGGCGTCTACCGGCTGCGGGTCGGGACCACCGCCGTCGAGCTGCCGCTGGAGACGACGCTGGAGGTCTCAGCGTGAGCCGCGGCCCGAACCCGCTGGTCCCCGGGTTCAACCCCGACCCCAGCATCGTGCTGGCCGACGACGCGTACTACCTGGTCACCTCGACGTTCGAGTACCTGCCGGGCATCCCGGTGTACCGCAGCACCGACCTGGCCGAGTGGACCCAGATCGGCAACGTGGCCACCCGCCCCGAGCAGCTGCTCATCGGCGACGTGCCCACCGGGCTCGGGGTGTGGGCGCCGACCATCCGGTACCGCGAGGGCACCTTCTACGTCATCGTCACCGTCCCGATGAGCCCCAAGGGCTGCGTGGTCTACACGGCCACCGACCCGGCCGGCCCGTGGGACGACGGCACGACCATCGAGGGCGTCAGCGGCATCGACCCGGACCTGACCTGGGACGACGAGGGCGCCGCCTACGTCACCTTCTCCGGCATCAACTTCGACGGCGGCGGACACCTGGGGGTCCAGCAGGTGCGCGCGGACCTCACGGCCGGCAAGGCGTTGGAGGAGCCACGCTCGCTGTGGTCGGGCACCGGGCTGAAGTTCCCCGAGGCGCCGCACCTGTACCACCGCGGCGACTGGTGGTACCTGCTGATCGCCGAGGGCGGCACCGAGCGCGGGCACTCGGTGAGCGTGGCCCGCGGCCGCTCGCCGGAGGGCCCGTTCGAGGGGCACCCGGCCAATCCGGTGCTCAGCGCCCGCAGCACCCCGCGGCCGATCCAGAACACCGGGCACGCCGACCTGGTGGACACCCCCGACGGTGGGTCGGCGCTGGTGCTGCTCGGCATGCGGCCGCTGGGCGCGACGGTGGCGTTCTCCCCACTGGGCCGGGAGACCTTCGTGACCGACGTCGCCTGGGTCGACGACTGGCCGCAGCCCGAGCCGGTGGAGCTCGCCCCGCGAGCGGGCACCTCCACCGAGGAGTTCGACTTCGCCGCCGGCGATCTCAGCGACCCCGGCTGGCTCGCCGTCCGCACCCTGCCCACCGAGGTGGCCACGACGGACGGCGGCCGGCTGGTGCTGACCGGCGACGGCCGCACGATGGCCGACCGGCACCCGCGGTTCGTCGGCCGCCGGCAGCGGCACCACATCTCCACCGTCGCCGTCCGGCTCGACGTGACCGCCGGCACCGGCGGGCTCGCGTCCCGGTACGACGAGCACTCCTGGTACGGCCTGGAGGCGCACACCGACGGCGGCAGCACGACCGTCACCGCCCGGGCCCGGGTCTCCGGCCTGGCCCAGGACTGGACCGCGACGCTGCCCGCCGGCGAGGTCGAGCTGCGGATCGAGACCCGGCTGCCGGCCGGCGGCTTCTCCCCCGAGGCCATGGGCGGGGACCGGATCCGGCTCGTCGCCGCGGCCGGCGGCGAGGACGTCGAGGTGACCGAACTCGACGGGCGGTTCTGGAGCGCCGAGGTCTGCGCCTCCTTCACCGGTCGCGTGGTCGGGCCGTACGCCGTCGACGGCACCGTGGCCGTCGCCGGCTACCGCTACACCGGCTCGGAGAGCAGCGAGCAGCACCGCCCCGGCGAGGTCACCCCGCACTGAGCAGGTCCCCCGCCCCACCCCCACGACCCGAGGAGCTCGACCCCCGCATGCGCCGGACCCCGTTCACCGCCGGTTGGCAGACCCGGCCGAAGGCCAGCCCCTTCGCCGAGCTGACCGGCGGCGCCCCGCCGTGGGAGCCGGTCACGCTCCCGCACGACGCCACCCTGGGCCGCGAGCGGGGTCCGGAGCACGGCGCCGCCTCGGGCTTCACCCCGGGCGGCACCTACGAGTACCGGACGACGCTGGCGGCCCCGGCGGAGTGGCGGGACCGGACGGTGCTGCTGGACCTCGAGGGCGTGTACCGCTCGGCGCAGGTGTACGTGAACGGCGCACTGGCCGGGCAGCAGGCCGCGGGCTACACCGGCTTCACCGTCGCCCTCGACGACCACCTGCGACCCGGCGAGGACAACGAGATCCGGGTCGAGTGCCGCAGCCACGCCGACTCCCGCTGGTACGCCGGGGCCGGCATCCACCGGCCGGTGCACCTGGTCGTCGGCCCGCTGCTGCACATCGCGCTGGACGGCGTCCGGGTGACGACCCCCGACGTCGACCGGGACCTCGCGCTGGTCGAGGTGGCGACGACCGTGGAGCACGAGGGGCGCGGGCTGCGCACGGTCACCGTGGTCACCGAGCTGCGCGACGCGGCCGGCACCGTGGTGGGGTCCGACCGGGTGCCGGTGACCGTCCGGCCGGGCGAGCCCGCGGTCGTGCGGCAGCGGATCCCGGTGCGCGAGCCCGCCTTGTGGGGGCCGGGCTCCCCCACCCTCCACACCGCCGCGGTCACGCTCGCCGACGGCGACGAGGTGCTCGACGAGGACACCGTCTCCTTCGGCATCCGCACGGTCACCGTCGACCCGCACCGCGGGCTGCGCATCAACGGCGAGCCGGTGCTGCTGCGCGGCGCCTGCGTGCACTCGGACAACGGCGTGCTCGGCGCCGCGGCGATCGACCGCGCCGACGAGCGCCGGGTCGAGCTGCTGCAGGCCGCCGGGTTCAACGCGCTGCGCAGCGCGCACAACCCGATGAGCCGGGCGGTGCTCGAGGCCTGCGACCGGCTCGGCGTGCTGGTGATGGACGAGCTGTCCGACGTCTGGACCGAGGGCAAGACCGACTTCGACTCCGCCCTCACGTTCCCCGACTGGTGGGAACGCGACCTGGCGGCGCTCGTGCGCAAGGACGTGAACCACCCCAGCGTGGTCATGTACTCGATCGGCAACGAGATCCCCGAGGTCGGCAGACCCTCCGGCGCGCTGTGGTCCCGGCGGTTGGCCGAGCGGGTGCGGCAGCTGGACCCGACCCGGCTGGTGACCAACGGGGTCAACGGCACGCTGAGCACGCCGTTCGACCCCGCGACGATGGCCCTGCCGTCGCCGGACGAGGTCGGCATCAACACGATGCTGGCCACGATGGGCGAGATGATGACGTCCATCGCGGCGTCGGAGACGGTCGGCAACGCCACCGCCGAGACCTTCGGCGTCCTCGACGTCGCCGGCATGAACTACATGGACTCCCGCTACGCGGCCGACCGCGAGCGGTACCCGAACCGGGTCATCGTCGGCAGCGAGACCTTCCCGGCGCAGATCGACCGGCTCTGGCGGCAGGTGCAGGACCTCCCGCACGTGATCGGCGACTTCACCTGGACCGGCTGGGACTACCTCGGCGAGGCCGGCATCGGGCGGGTGTCCGACGCCGAGGACCCCGCCGCCGCGCAGCTCGCCGCGCCCTGGCCGTGGCTGGCCGCGTGGTGCGGCGACATCGACCTCACCGGGCAGCGACGTCCTGCCTCCTACTACCGGGAGATCGTCTTCGGCCTGCGCCGCGACCCCTACCTCGCCGTCGAGCGGCCCGAGCGGCACGGCCGCGAGCAGGTGCTCACCCCGTGGTCGTGGACCGACACGGTCGGCAGCTGGAGCTGGACCGGCGCCGAGGGGCGACCGGTGACCGTCGAGGTCTACAGCGACGCCGACGAGGTGGAGCTGCTGCAGGACGGCCGGTCGCTGGGCACCGCCCCGGCCGGTGAGGAGCACCGGTACCGGGCCACGTTCGAGGTCACGTTCACGCCCGGCGAGCTGACCGCGGTCGCCCGAACCGGTGGCGAGGAGACCGGCCGCAGCACGCTGCGGTCGACGACCGGCCCGGTGCAGCTCACGGTCGTCGCCGACCGGACGGCGATCCGCGCCGACGACACCGACCTGGCCCACGTCGACCTGGCCCTCACCGACGCCGCGGGCACCGTCGTCCTCGGCGCCGACCGCCAGGTCACCGTCGCCGTCGACGGGCCGGCCGTGCTGCAGGGCCTGGGCAGCGCGGCGCCGGCGACCGAGGAGTCCTACCTCGACGAGGTGCACACCACCTTCGACGGCCACGCGCTGGCCGTCGTCCGGCCCACCGGGGCCGGTCCGATCACCGTGACCGCGACCGCTCCCGGGTGCGCCCCGGTGACCGTCCGACTGGAGGCCCGATGAGCACGCGACGGACAGCCGTCACCCCCGAGGGGATCCGCTTCCGCGACCTGGACGGCGACGGGGTGATGGCCCCCTACGAGGACGCGCGGCTGTCGGCCGAGGAGCGGGCGGCCGACCTGCTGCCCCGGCTGTCGCTGGAGGAGAAGGCCGGGCTGCTGTTCCACACCATCCTCGGCGTGGGCGAGCCGGGTGAGCACGACGTGCCGGCCGGGTTCAGTCCGCACACCACCCGCGAGCTGGTGGGCGAGCGGCTGGTCAACCACCTCAACCTGCACACGCTGCCCTCGCCGCGGGAGACGGCGCGCTGGGTCAACGCGGTGCAGGAGCTGGCCGAGCAGACCCCGCACG comes from the Modestobacter italicus genome and includes:
- a CDS encoding ATP-binding cassette domain-containing protein: MTGPLLDISDLVVEYPVKGRRAAPFRVLDGVSLDIRPGECVGLVGESGSGKTTMGRAVLGLAPVSSGSIRYDGRDISRLSRADRRALSSDIQVVFQDPYTSLNPALTIEQILVEPLTVQKIERAEATRRVRQLLDQVHLPADAGSRLPREFSGGQRQRIAIARALALEPRLIVCDEPVSALDLSTQARVLALFKEIQERTGVAYLFVSHDLAVVRHLSHRVAVLYRGEIVEWGDGDQVTSRPQHPYTQKLLLAAPVPDPVQQEQRRAERRRLAAA
- a CDS encoding glycoside hydrolase family 3 protein produces the protein MTDTTARTDSRLTDALAALSLEQKVQLLTGRDFWNTWPIEEIGLRRILVSDGPSGVRGEVWDERDPSLNLPSATALASAWDPDIARRYGAAAAVEARRKGVDVVLGPTINLHRSPLGGRHFEAFSEDPVLTAELAAAYVTGVQDNGVGATPKHYVANDFETDRFTVDVRADERTLRELYLLAFEKAVTEARAWLVMSAYNGINGATATENDLLETPLNSEWGFDGVVVSDWTAVRSLESARSSQDLVMPGPVGPWGDALVEAVRTGAIDESVVDRKVLRILTLAQRVGALEGSPAIDPVWVEDGVALAREAAVEGTVLLENRDELPWDATSLRKVAVIGNNAAAARTQGGGSATVLPEYTVSPLDGVRAALPDAEVSYSLGAVVQDGLVELPLAELTNPVTGGPGLRARFLTADGAELFGEDRRKSVLVYFGGDAPIAAAATYELTARWTPTESQTVRLGFALIGAAQLYVDGELLVESDLQPSGTDLGAAFMNPLTASAEVELVAGKPVDVRLVHDLSAKEGFAAHALFLQLGTEPAEVDEDALIAEAAEAAEAADVVLVVVGTNSIVESEGYDRESLSLPGRQDDLVRAVVAANPRTVVLVNAGAPVLLPWRDDVAALLLGWFGGQEFGNAVADVLLGVAEPGGRLPTTWPAAEADVPVLSCTPVDGVVEYTEGIHIGYRAWLRSGATPAYWFGSGQGYTCVELTGVEAPSRARPGEIVTVSVEVANRGERDGKQVVQVYAEKPDSTVDRPVRWLVGSAPVRVPAGQTAQVEVAVPTRYLAHWAGGWQYEPGVYRLRVGTTAVELPLETTLEVSA
- a CDS encoding glycoside hydrolase family 43 protein, whose translation is MSRGPNPLVPGFNPDPSIVLADDAYYLVTSTFEYLPGIPVYRSTDLAEWTQIGNVATRPEQLLIGDVPTGLGVWAPTIRYREGTFYVIVTVPMSPKGCVVYTATDPAGPWDDGTTIEGVSGIDPDLTWDDEGAAYVTFSGINFDGGGHLGVQQVRADLTAGKALEEPRSLWSGTGLKFPEAPHLYHRGDWWYLLIAEGGTERGHSVSVARGRSPEGPFEGHPANPVLSARSTPRPIQNTGHADLVDTPDGGSALVLLGMRPLGATVAFSPLGRETFVTDVAWVDDWPQPEPVELAPRAGTSTEEFDFAAGDLSDPGWLAVRTLPTEVATTDGGRLVLTGDGRTMADRHPRFVGRRQRHHISTVAVRLDVTAGTGGLASRYDEHSWYGLEAHTDGGSTTVTARARVSGLAQDWTATLPAGEVELRIETRLPAGGFSPEAMGGDRIRLVAAAGGEDVEVTELDGRFWSAEVCASFTGRVVGPYAVDGTVAVAGYRYTGSESSEQHRPGEVTPH
- a CDS encoding glycoside hydrolase family 2 TIM barrel-domain containing protein produces the protein MRRTPFTAGWQTRPKASPFAELTGGAPPWEPVTLPHDATLGRERGPEHGAASGFTPGGTYEYRTTLAAPAEWRDRTVLLDLEGVYRSAQVYVNGALAGQQAAGYTGFTVALDDHLRPGEDNEIRVECRSHADSRWYAGAGIHRPVHLVVGPLLHIALDGVRVTTPDVDRDLALVEVATTVEHEGRGLRTVTVVTELRDAAGTVVGSDRVPVTVRPGEPAVVRQRIPVREPALWGPGSPTLHTAAVTLADGDEVLDEDTVSFGIRTVTVDPHRGLRINGEPVLLRGACVHSDNGVLGAAAIDRADERRVELLQAAGFNALRSAHNPMSRAVLEACDRLGVLVMDELSDVWTEGKTDFDSALTFPDWWERDLAALVRKDVNHPSVVMYSIGNEIPEVGRPSGALWSRRLAERVRQLDPTRLVTNGVNGTLSTPFDPATMALPSPDEVGINTMLATMGEMMTSIAASETVGNATAETFGVLDVAGMNYMDSRYAADRERYPNRVIVGSETFPAQIDRLWRQVQDLPHVIGDFTWTGWDYLGEAGIGRVSDAEDPAAAQLAAPWPWLAAWCGDIDLTGQRRPASYYREIVFGLRRDPYLAVERPERHGREQVLTPWSWTDTVGSWSWTGAEGRPVTVEVYSDADEVELLQDGRSLGTAPAGEEHRYRATFEVTFTPGELTAVARTGGEETGRSTLRSTTGPVQLTVVADRTAIRADDTDLAHVDLALTDAAGTVVLGADRQVTVAVDGPAVLQGLGSAAPATEESYLDEVHTTFDGHALAVVRPTGAGPITVTATAPGCAPVTVRLEAR